The Daucus carota subsp. sativus chromosome 9, DH1 v3.0, whole genome shotgun sequence genome window below encodes:
- the LOC108201186 gene encoding uncharacterized protein LOC108201186 isoform X2 yields the protein MDGLDALYDAAIAGDADAKAKLEMEADILNYNDETILHVESRKGNAERVRFILKEFANKNLVDKVTIYKHTALHFAIYLGHTQVAEIIIEAAREQLPETSFRDFLRQGDKDNDTALHTAVMEKNVAIVKLLVDADPTDPHTQNDDGKTPMFIAVEEGLEDIVKIISTICTNPSLDGPDGSIVMPVKHIDQVDSRGGTLYKIMDRGALYGAAISGDADVMAILEMKADILNEYDENILHIESESGNTEHVQFILSKFENKNLLDKQNRFGQTALHLAVSDGHTQVAALIIEAARRQFPETSSFQAFLRQGDQDMDTALHCAVMERNVDIVKLLVEADPTDTHTQNEMGRTPMYMAVEEEYDEIVELISKTCTAPSLDGPDGSTVVRLNNLDEQVKSSGYKIMDRDALFEAAIAGDGDAIAKLEMKADKLDRYDRTILHIESMNGNTEHVRFILREFANKNLLVKLGNQQENALAWAAYFGHTEVVELLIEAARDLPPDPITSVQAYLRHADQDSETALHAAIKGGSLDAVKLLVEADPTDTHIQNKLGETPMYMAVENGYNEIVEVISKTCKACFLDGPDGSTALHAAVKNDDDDSIEVVKVLIDAARRLPCAPDNDNNDDGDSTDDHTDPNRVTSFQSSSDDDSTDDNPVSPFQAFLRRVDEDGNTALHIAVMLCNLDVAKLLVEADPSFEGTRNQKGETPMYMAVENRYNDIVELFSKTCKSCSLDGPDDSTALHAAVKNDEGSIEVVKVLIDAASRLTSIQAFLRRVDKDGNTALHIAVIQRKLDIAKLLVEVDPTFEGTPNQKGQTPFYIAVEKGHADTAKMLCTTCTTQHFLVGPAGNLTALHAVVKKLDEDVKDVIEMIIDQIKKHNTNVLHDEIFYETDEDGYTVLEVAVEQNQMEVVNLILDLQHPAASKRNDGAFISLMPVIYKADEKRYTKIVDLLTQRYDEGSKLSKDFKDQVRLISAIKSGDKDTVVSLLDAGRGGQRLVTFVDKQRLVTFVDKLGWTALHHAVYHESIPIIKHIAEAQKGIKPKSGYKDKVPTPFHVAVQKGRTSIVTLLMQLWPTSSSTYTAVDKKGQNILHLAALQSKKDMIEGILKNCPAEHKKEFVNKQNNNGYTTLHVLIQRGCFVPELLKYEGLDTSVKNNKDWTPSDMLYVEDEIRMDQAKIKVALDHFQINGKKDIFSSSVFTTSEREKKDVEFRKAAQKMIDGMLALMRENSGVVAKCYADAIGGDPISRAALEIEADTPNKEGETILHVESKNGAIENVRFILSAFAKKNLLVRLDNRKQSALHLAARHGHAKVVEALLSAVKRNLPPSSALHADFKPLLERSDESRRTPLELAMFHNHVNAVELILLEDPAYQDGRGSRNQGLLHLISQARENKYNEKIVQLLCATFETGIDPNLKGVVDLIMAIQRHDADPISKLLEGDQDNKHFLNFVDSEGWTLLHHAAYHQFDSILSVMIEAQEKVGYQFVCKEGVATPFHVAARCGHTSTVIRLLRLWQTLSRYTTVDENGQNIMQAAPSPYTAVDENGQNILHLAALKNKKEMVNGILKCCPPKQKDQLLFKKDGEGNTPLHSLVSEGCFIQDLIKYIAGDTTNNDGWTPRDMLYIQHDIVGDQVQIKMALHDHMINTDKSRKLWSGSRRKSTSSSLAVLPHSRREKKDVLFNEGQNELTKKKNKKMQEDLQRYREGTNSQIVVSALITTITFTVGFTIPGGLHQSGESNQGLAVLSKKAAFKIFMIADAFALLLSICSLFIYFLENMSEDLEHVTRLHAMAVGLNIASVMLTMFVFMTGTYVVLSESLSLSITICVIGSLFFIFVIFQLLKIAYERVRKNDDYKKEA from the exons ATGGATGGCTTAGATGCTTTGTATGATGCTGCCATTGCCGGAGATGCTGATGCCAAGGCGAAATTGGAGATGGAAGCTGATATCCTCAACTATAATGACGAAACTATCCTTCATGTTGAATCGCGAAAGGGGAATGCAGAACGGGTGCGATTCATTTTGAAGGAGTTTGCAAACAAAAATCTAGTGGACAAGGTtactatatataaacatactGCACTCCACTTTGCAATATATCTTGGACATACCCAAGTGGCCGAGATCATCATTGAAGCAGCTAGAGAACAATTGCCGGAGACTTCCTTTCGAGATTTTCTTAGGCAAGGTGATAAAGATAATGACACGGCGTTACATACAGCAGTCATGGAAAAAAATGTAGCTATTGTGAAGCTATTAGTAGACGCCGACCCGACTGATCCACACACACAAAATGACGATGGTAAAACACCGATGTTCATAGCTGTGGAAGAAGGGTTGGAGGATATAGTGAAGATAATCTCTACAATCTGTACAAATCCATCTTTGGATGGACCTGATGGTAGTATTGTTATGCCTGTCAAACATATCGACCAAG ttgacAGCCGTGGTGGAACACTCTATAAAATAATGGATAGAGGTGCTTTGTATGGTGCTGCTATTTCCGGAGATGCTGATGTCATGGCTATATTGGAGATGAAAGCTGATATACTCAACGAATATGACGAAAACATCCTTCACattgaatcagagtctggaaaTACAGAACATGTGCAATTTATTTTGTCGAAATTCGAAAACAAAAATCTACTGGACAAGCAGAATAGATTCGGACAAACTGCACTTCATTTGGCTGTAAGTGACGGACATACTCAAGTGGCTGCGCTCATCATTGAAGCAGCTAGACGACAATTTCCGGAAACTTCCTCCTTTCAAGCTTTTCTTAGACAAGGTGATCAAGATATGGACACCGCCTTACATTGTGCCGTCATGGAAAGGAACGTAGATATTGTGAAGCTATTAGTCGAGGCCGACCCTACTGATACCCATACACAAAACGAAATGGGGAGAACACCCATGTACATGGCTGTGGAAGAAGAGTACGATGAAATAGTCGAGTTAATCTCTAAAACTTGCACAGCTCCTTCTCTTGACGGACCTGATGGTAGTACTGTTGTGCGTCTTAACAATCTTGATGAGCAAG ttaagagCTCTGGCTATAAAATTATGGATAGAGATGCTTTATTTGAGGCTGCCATTGCCGGGGATGGTGATGCCATTGCTAAATTGGAGATGAAAGCTGATAAGCTGGACAGATATGATAGAACTATCCTTCATATTGAATCCATGAATGGAAATACCGAACATGTGCGATTCATTCTAAGGGAGTTTGCAAACAAAAATCTTTTGGTGAAGCTGGGTAATCAACAAGAAAATGCACTTGCATGGGCTGCCTATTTTGGACACACTGAAGTGGTGGAGCTCCTCATTGAAGCAGCTAGAGACTTGCCTCCTGATCCAATAACTTCTGTTCAAGCTTATCTTAGGCATGCTGATCAAGATTCGGAGACTGCCCTACATGCAGCAATTAAGGGAGGTTCTTTGGATGCTGTGAAGCTATTAGTAGAGGCCGACCCTACTGATACGCATATTCAAAACAAACTAGGTGAAACCCCAATGTACATGGCTGTGGAAAATGGGTACAACGAGATTGTAGAGGTAATCTCTAAAACTTGCAAGGCTTGTTTTCTCGACGGACCTGATGGTAGTACTGCTTTGCATGCTGCTGTTAAGAATGATGACGACGATAGCATTGAAGTGGTTAAGGTCCTAATTGATGCAGCTAGACGTTTGCCTTGTGCTCCagataatgataataatgatgatgGTGATAGTACTGATGATCATACTGATCCAAATCGAGTGACTTCTTTTCAATCTTCTTCAGATGATGACAGTACCGATGATAATCCAGTTAGTCCGTTTCAAGCTTTCCTCAGGCGAGTTGATGAAGATGGGAACACTGCCTTGCACATAGCAGTCATGCTATGTAACTTGGATGTAGCTAAACTATTAGTAGAGGCCGATCCAAGTTTTGAGGGTACTCGAAACCAGAAAGGTGAAACCCCAATGTACATGGCTGTGGAAAACCGGTACAACGATATTGTAgagttattttctaaaacttGCAAGTCCTGTTCTCTGGATGGACCTGATGATTCTACTGCTTTGCATGCTGCTGTTAAGAATGACGAGGGTAGCATTGAAGTGGTTAAGGTCCTAATTGATGCAGCTAGTCGTTTGACTTCTATTCAAGCTTTTCTCAGGCGAGTTGATAAAGATGGGAACACTGCCTTGCACATAGCAGTCATACAACGTAAATTGGATATAGCTAAACTATTAGTAGAGGTCGATCCAACTTTTGAGGGTACTCCAAACCAGAAAGGTCAAACACCGTTCTACATAGCTGTCGAAAAAGGTCATGCCGATACAGCGAAGATGCTCTGCACAACTTGCACAACTCAACATTTTTTGGTTGGTCCTGCTGGTAATTTGACTGCTTTGCATGCTGTTGTCAAGAAGCTTGACGAAG ATGTCAAAGATGTGATTGAAATGATCATTGATCAAATCAAAAAGCACAACACAAATGTTCTTCATGATGAAATATTTTACGAAACTGACGAGGATGGATATACTGTGTTAGAAGTGGCGGTGGAGCAAAACCAAATGGAAGTGGTTAATTTGATATTAGATTTACAACATCCCGCCGCCTCAAAGAGAAATGATGGTGCTTTTATCAGTCTCATGCCTGTAATATATAAAGCCGACGAGAAGCGTTACACCAAGATTGTCGACTTACTCACCCAAAGGTACGACGAGGGATCTAAATTGTCTAAAGACTTCAAAGATCAAGTCCGTTTGATATCGGCGATTAAAAGTGGCGATAAAG ACACCGTCGTCAGCCTATTGGATGCAGGCCGTGGTGGCCAGCGTCTTGTGACCTTTGTTGACAAGCAGCGTCTTGTGACCTTTGTTGACAAGCTTGGTTGGACAGCCCTTCATCATGCGGTATATCATGAATCTATTCCAATAATTAAACACATAGCAGAAGCTCAAAAAGGGATTAAACCTAAATCTGGGTACAAAGATAAGGTACCTACACCGTTTCATGTAGCTGTCCAAAAAGGACGGACTTCTATAGTGACACTTCTTATGCAATTATGGCCAACTTCCTCTTCAACATATACTGCTGTTGATAAAAAAGGACAAAATATACTACATTTGGCGGCATTGCAGAGCAAAAAAGATATGATAGAAGGTATTCTTAAAAATTGCCCAGCAGAGCATAAGAAAGAGTTTGTGAACAAGCAGAATAACAATGGCTATACAACTCTTCACGTGCTTATCCAACGTGGTTGCTTTGTTCCGGAACTTTTAAAATACGAAGGACTTGATACAAGTGTGAAAAACAATAAGGACTGGACTCCTTCGGACATGTTGTATGTCGAGGACGAAATTAGGATGGACCAG GCGAAAATCAAAGTGGCACTTGATCATTTCCAAATTAATGGTAAAAAGGATATTTTTTCAAGTTCAGTGTTCACAACTAGTGAACGAGAGAAAAAAGACGTGGAATTTAGGAAAGCAGCACAAAAAATGATCGATGGAATGCTTGCACTGATGAGAGAAAATAGTGGAGTTGTTGCAAAGTGTTATGCCGATGCCATTGGCGGAGATCCTATATCTAGAGCTGCATTGGAGATTGAAGCCGATACACCCAACAAAGAGGGAGAAACTATCCTTCATGTTGAATCAAAGAATGGAGCTATAGAAAACGTTCGGTTCATTTTGAGTGCGTTTGCAAAGAAAAATCTTTTGGTCAGGCTGGATAATCGAAAACAAAGTGCACTTCACCTTGCAGCACGTCATGGACACGCTAAAGTGGTTGAGGCTCTCCTTAGTGCAGTCAAACGTAATTTGCCTCCTTCCTCAGCACTCCATGCAGATTTTAAACCATTACTTGAGAGAAGTGATGAGTCCAGACGCACTCCGTTAGAATTGGCAATGTTCCACAATCACGTGAACGCTGTTGAACTGATATTACTTGAAGATCCGGCCTATCAAGATGGCCGTGGAAGTAGAAATCAGGGTCTTTTGCATTTAATCTCCCAAGCCAGGGAGAATAAATACAATGAGAAAATTGTCCAATTACTGTGTGCAACTTTCGAAACTGGGATCGACCCTAATCTTAAAGGCGTGGTAGATTTGATTATGGCTATTCAAAGACACGATGCAG ATCCTATATCCAAACTCTTGGAAGGAGATCAAGATAATAAACATTTCCTAAATTTTGTGGACTCTGAAGGATGGACCCTGCTTCATCATGCAGCATATCAccaatttgattctatactcaGTGTCATGAtagaagctcaagaaaaagTAGGATATCAATTTGTATGTAAAGAGGGGGTAGCAACACCATTTCACGTAGCAGCAAGATGTGGACATACTTCTACTGTTATTCGACTTCTGCGATTATGGCAGACTTTGTCCCGGTACACAACAGTcgatgaaaatggtcaaaatATTATGCAAGCTGCGCCCTCTCCGTACACAGCAGTTGACGAGAATGGTCAAAACATATTACACTTGGCTGCTCTTAAGAATAAAAAGGAGATGGTGAATGGTATTTTAAAATGTTGTCCACCAAAGCAGAAGGACcagcttttattcaaaaaagatgGCGAGGGCAATACACCTCTTCATTCACTTGTCTCTGAAGGATGCTTCATTCAGGATCTCATCAAATATATAGCAGGTGATACAACCAATAACGATGGTTGGACTCCCAGAGACATGTTATATATTCAACATGACATTGTTGGTGATCAG GTACAAATAAAAATGGCACTGCATGATCATATGATCAACACCGATAAGTCTAGGAAACTTTGGTCTGGTAGCCGAAGGAAAAGTACTTCTTCAAGTTTAGCAGTGCTCCCCCATAGTAGACGAGAGAAAAAAGATGTCCTATTTAATGAAGGCCAAAACGAGTTGacgaaaaaaaagaataaaaagatGCAAGAAGATCTGCAAAGATATAGAGAGGGGACCAACAGCCAGATCGTAGTTAGTGCACTTATAACTACCATAACTTTTACGGTAGGATTCACCATACCTGGTGGTCTTCATCAAAGTGGAGAAAGTAATCAAGGATTGGCGGTTCTTTCAAAAAAGGcagcttttaaaatatttatgatagcCGATGCCTTTGCTTTGCTATTGTCCATCTGTTCTTTGTTCATCTACTTTCTTGAAAATATGTCTGAAGATCTCGAGCATGTGACCAGACTTCATGCAATGGCAGTTGGGCTGAACATCGCTTCTGTTATGTTGACGATGTTTGTTTTTATGACAGGAACGTATGTTGTGTTATCCGAGTCATTATCCCTGAGCATTACCATTTGCGTAATCGGTTCCCTCTTCTTTATTTTTGTCATTTTCCAACTGCTGAAGATTGCATATGAGCGAGTACGGAAGAATGACGATTACAAGAAAGAAGCTTGA
- the LOC108203920 gene encoding uncharacterized protein LOC108203920 gives MSECIIPTHSGCRVPFICNRFLESYTIWCFHGEASVSRNEQMDDREDMFDEYEMFIDAIGGGAFGAENSSHEDPNEQASTFLDNVNKVGEPIYPGNLKYSQLKFVTKFLHWKNHNKCSDKAFDELLLLLGDVFPDKHKLPLNYYAVKKMVKRLSLGYEKIHACENDCMLFYGGDKDLRNCKYCKLSRYKATTNAGNNTVPRKVLRHFKITDRLQRLYMSTRTAAHMKYHKNRIVTEGVLTHPADGEEWKEFDKNYPYFSAEIRNVRLGLATDGFPPYSNATSTVYSVWPVVLLVYNLPHTMVTKDPYMFMTLLVPGPNDPGKNLNVYLRPLIDELITLWNVGVETFDASAKTNFMMRAALLWTISDFPGLGMVSGWSTHGKMACHVCMGGVKAKQLPHSRKSSFYGLHKGFLDKRRKNRMKGCVIRNKLDSLTFPQPGKPHSKERAIGFGD, from the coding sequence ATGTCGGAATGCATTATACCAACTCATTCCGGATGTCGAGTTCCATTTATTTGCAACCGGTTTCTTGAGAGTTATACTATATGGTGCTTTCATGGGGAAGCTAGTGTGTCAAGAAATGAACAAATGGATGATCGCGAAGATATGTTTGACGAGTATGAAATGTTTATTGATGCTATTGGTGGGGGGGCATTTGGAGCGGAAAATAGTAGCCACGAGGACCCGAATGAGCAAGCATCAACCTTTTTAGATAACGTGAATAAAGTTGGTGAGCCAATATACCCAGGCAATCTCAAATATTCTCAATTGAAGTTTGTTACGAAATTCCTCCATTGGAAGAATCACAACAAATGTAGTGATAAAGCTTTTGATGAGTTGCTCCTTTTGCTTGGAGATGTGTTCCCGGATAAACATAAGCTTCCTCTCAACTATTATGCTGTTAAGAAGATGGTTAAACGGTTGAGTTTGGGATAtgaaaaaatacatgcatgcgagaatgattgtatgttgttctATGGCGGTGATAAAGATCTAAGAAATTGCAAGTATTGTAAATTGAGTCGATATAAAGCTACAACAAATGCTGGGAATAATACTGTTCCAAGAAAGGTTTTGAGACATTTCAAAATCACTGACCGTTTGCAGCGTTTGTACATGTCTACCCGCACGGCTGCACATATGAAGTATCACAAGAACAGAATTGTGACTGAAGGGGTTCTCACTCATCCTGCAGATGGAGAAGAATGGAAAGAGTTCGATAAGAATTATCCTTATTTTTCAGCGGAGATTCGTAATGTCAGACTTGGCCTTGCAACCGATGGATTTCCCCCGTACAGCAATGCTACCTCTACTGTTTACTCAGTATGGCCTGTTGTGCTACTTGTGTACAACCTTCCACACACTATGGTTACAAAGGATCCATATATGTTCATGACACTGCTGGTACCCGGGCCGAATGATCCAGGAAAGAATTTGAATGTTTATCTCAGGCCTCTAATTGATGAGTTGATCACTTTATGGAATGTTGGTGTGGAGACATTTGATGCTTCTGCGAAGACTAATTTTATGATGCGAGCAGCCCTATTATGGACTATAAGTGACTTTCCTGGGTTGGGAATGGTTAGTGGATGGTCAACTCACGGGAAAATGGCTTGTCATGTGTGTATGGGTGGGGTTAAAGCTAAACAACTGCCACACAGTAGGAAGTCAAGTTTTTATGGGTTGCATAAGGGGTTTTTAGATAAACGACGAAAAAATCGGATGAAAGGTTGTGTTATTCGCAACAAACTTGATAGTTTAACTTTTCCACAACCTGGAAAACCACATTCCAAGGAAAGGGCAATTGGCTTTGGAGATTGA